One window from the genome of Thermaerobacter marianensis DSM 12885 encodes:
- a CDS encoding ABC transporter ATP-binding protein, protein MDAYREDEHLGKIYDGRLMRRLLGYARPHMGWILVSILLLLAVTAADLAGPLLIRTAIDHHLRAADRPRIALNPADVDRLPAGVQQEAVAFEGRFFVREDRLPADFTIPGGAAARYQVLEAADGRHYLVQVGDEPVTAPPAQLQVDARDGATVLLVPEPGGGPRALPARLLSRAELHQFRLPERAAVARIAGLYLALAATAFVLAYTQGYLLHRTAQRIVAHIRAQVFGHLQRMSLSYFDRNPVGRLVTRVTNDVETLNEMYTSVVVNLFRDLFVLVGIAAIMLAFNPRLALTAFAVLPLVVAAAAVFRTQARAAYRQMRVRLARINAFLSENISGMRIIQIFRREREQFAEFDEINRSYLQATLRHVTIFAVFRPVIDFLSSLALALVVAYGGAQVLGRQLELGVLVAFIQYVQRFFRPITELAEKFNILQSAMASAERIFGVLDTPPAIVDPVRPRLPARVRGAVEFDHVWFAYRDEEWVLQDVSFKVEPGETVAFVGHTGAGKTSILSLMSRFYDVQRGAVRVDGIDVREWPQEELRRHIAVVQQDVFLFTGTIRDNIRLWNPEISDAEVERAARLTRADAFIRRLPRGYDEPVTERGSTLSAGQRQLLAFARALAYDPAILVLDEATANIDTETEQLIQEALRQLTRGRTTLIVAHRLSTIQHADRIIVLHRGRIREMGTHQELLARGGLYHRLWMLQHGEQEGLAAVGQGD, encoded by the coding sequence ATGGACGCGTACCGGGAAGACGAACATCTGGGCAAGATCTACGACGGCCGCCTGATGCGGCGGCTCTTGGGCTACGCCCGGCCCCACATGGGGTGGATCCTGGTCAGCATCCTGCTGCTGCTGGCCGTGACGGCGGCTGACCTGGCGGGGCCCTTGCTGATCCGGACCGCCATCGACCACCACCTGCGCGCCGCCGACCGGCCGCGCATCGCCCTGAACCCGGCGGACGTGGACCGGCTCCCCGCCGGCGTCCAGCAGGAGGCGGTGGCCTTTGAGGGCCGGTTCTTCGTGCGGGAGGACCGGTTGCCGGCGGACTTCACCATCCCCGGCGGCGCCGCCGCCCGCTACCAGGTGCTGGAGGCCGCGGACGGCCGGCACTACCTGGTCCAGGTGGGGGACGAACCGGTGACGGCACCGCCCGCGCAGTTGCAGGTCGACGCCCGCGACGGGGCCACGGTGCTGCTGGTTCCCGAACCGGGGGGAGGGCCGCGGGCCCTGCCCGCCCGCCTGCTGAGCCGGGCCGAACTGCACCAGTTCCGGCTGCCCGAGCGGGCCGCCGTCGCCCGCATCGCCGGGCTCTACCTGGCCCTGGCGGCCACGGCCTTCGTGCTGGCCTACACCCAGGGCTACCTGCTGCACCGGACGGCCCAGCGCATCGTCGCCCACATCCGCGCCCAGGTCTTCGGCCACCTGCAGCGCATGTCCCTCTCCTACTTCGACCGCAACCCCGTGGGCCGGCTGGTCACCCGGGTCACCAACGACGTGGAGACCTTGAACGAGATGTACACCAGCGTGGTGGTCAACCTCTTCCGCGACCTGTTCGTCCTGGTGGGCATCGCGGCCATCATGCTGGCCTTCAACCCGCGGCTGGCCCTGACGGCCTTCGCCGTGCTGCCCCTGGTGGTGGCGGCGGCGGCGGTCTTCCGTACCCAGGCCCGTGCCGCCTACCGGCAGATGCGGGTGCGGCTGGCGCGGATCAACGCCTTCCTGTCCGAGAACATCTCGGGCATGCGGATCATCCAGATCTTCCGCCGCGAGCGGGAGCAGTTCGCCGAGTTCGACGAGATCAACCGGTCGTATCTGCAGGCCACCTTGCGGCACGTGACGATCTTCGCCGTGTTCCGGCCGGTGATTGACTTCCTCTCCTCCCTGGCCCTGGCCCTGGTGGTGGCCTACGGCGGCGCCCAGGTGCTGGGCCGGCAGCTGGAGCTGGGCGTGCTGGTGGCGTTCATCCAGTACGTGCAGCGGTTCTTCCGGCCCATCACGGAGCTGGCGGAGAAGTTCAACATCCTGCAGTCGGCCATGGCGTCGGCCGAGCGCATCTTCGGCGTGCTGGACACGCCGCCGGCCATCGTCGACCCGGTCCGGCCGCGGCTGCCCGCCCGGGTGCGCGGGGCGGTGGAGTTCGATCACGTCTGGTTTGCCTACCGGGACGAGGAGTGGGTGCTTCAGGATGTCTCCTTCAAGGTCGAACCCGGCGAGACGGTGGCCTTCGTCGGCCACACCGGCGCCGGCAAGACGTCCATCCTGAGCCTGATGAGCCGCTTCTACGACGTGCAGCGCGGGGCGGTGCGGGTGGACGGCATCGACGTGCGGGAGTGGCCCCAGGAGGAGCTGCGCCGGCACATCGCCGTGGTCCAGCAGGACGTCTTCCTGTTCACGGGCACCATCCGCGACAACATCCGCCTGTGGAACCCCGAGATCTCCGACGCGGAGGTGGAACGGGCGGCGCGGCTCACCCGGGCCGACGCCTTCATCCGCCGGCTGCCCCGCGGCTACGACGAGCCCGTGACCGAGCGGGGCTCGACCCTGTCGGCGGGACAGCGGCAGCTGCTGGCCTTCGCCCGCGCCCTGGCCTACGACCCCGCCATCCTGGTGCTGGACGAGGCCACGGCCAACATCGACACCGAGACGGAGCAGCTGATCCAGGAGGCGCTGCGCCAGCTGACCCGGGGTCGCACGACCCTGATCGTCGCCCACCGGCTCTCGACCATCCAGCACGCCGACCGCATCATCGTGCTGCACCGCGGCCGCATCCGTGAGATGGGCACCCACCAGGAGCTGCTGGCCCGGGGCGGCCTCTATCACCGGCTGTGGATGTTGCAGCATGGGGAGCAGGAGGGCCTGGCGGCCGTGGGGCAGGGCGATTGA
- a CDS encoding TIGR00725 family protein, which produces MLQEADGPSYGPGTPGRADALGPSTAGGPQAVPGQPPLRVAVIGDSGAVSAELREAARATGRALARLGVVVLSGGRDGVMAAVSQGAWEAGGLTVGILPGDDPREGNAWLTVPLTTGLGMEWRSLVLIHAADAVLMMGGGNGTLGELSAAYLNGRPVVILAATGGWSDRIRPALLEGRYLDHRRIVPLEFAATPEEAAARAVHLARQFRQRYFPGAARWRGLGEAGEGAGDVVTPA; this is translated from the coding sequence ATGCTCCAGGAAGCGGACGGTCCTTCCTACGGGCCGGGTACACCCGGCCGCGCGGACGCACTCGGTCCATCCACCGCCGGCGGGCCCCAAGCGGTGCCCGGCCAGCCGCCCCTGCGGGTGGCGGTGATCGGCGATTCCGGCGCCGTCTCGGCCGAACTGCGGGAGGCGGCCCGCGCCACGGGCCGCGCCCTGGCTCGCCTGGGCGTCGTGGTGCTCAGCGGCGGCCGCGACGGGGTGATGGCGGCGGTCTCGCAAGGGGCGTGGGAAGCCGGCGGCCTCACCGTCGGGATCCTGCCCGGCGATGATCCCCGGGAGGGCAACGCCTGGCTCACGGTACCCCTGACCACGGGCCTGGGGATGGAGTGGCGCAGCCTGGTGCTGATCCACGCCGCCGATGCCGTGCTGATGATGGGCGGGGGCAACGGGACCCTCGGCGAGCTGTCGGCCGCCTACCTCAACGGGCGCCCCGTGGTGATCCTGGCGGCCACCGGCGGGTGGTCGGACCGCATCCGCCCGGCCCTGCTGGAGGGTCGCTACCTGGACCACCGGCGGATCGTTCCCCTGGAGTTTGCCGCCACGCCGGAGGAAGCCGCCGCCCGGGCCGTCCACCTGGCGCGGCAGTTCCGGCAGCGGTACTTCCCCGGCGCCGCCCGCTGGCGCGGCCTGGGCGAGGCGGGAGAGGGTGCGGGCGACGTGGTGACACCGGCCTGA
- a CDS encoding methylated-DNA--[protein]-cysteine S-methyltransferase, protein MKPRRREPIQRRYTVVDTPVGPVRVTWTPRGICGLVLMNPGPDRGGMAAPAPAPGEPAPGACRDDGRRAELQALLRAWFAGDDVDVPLDLDAAGLSPFVRAVLEEVRRIPRGRVRTYGEIARALGRPGAARAVGNAVAANPVALLIPCHRVVPAGGGLGQYSGGGPQVKERLLRLEGGWPPAPSPDEPGRAKG, encoded by the coding sequence TTGAAGCCGCGGCGTCGGGAACCCATCCAGCGGCGGTATACGGTGGTCGACACGCCCGTCGGCCCCGTGCGGGTCACCTGGACCCCCCGGGGCATCTGCGGCCTGGTCCTGATGAACCCCGGGCCGGACCGAGGTGGTATGGCCGCCCCCGCCCCGGCGCCTGGCGAGCCGGCGCCCGGCGCCTGCCGCGACGACGGCCGGCGGGCCGAACTGCAGGCGCTGCTGCGCGCATGGTTCGCGGGGGACGACGTGGACGTGCCGCTGGACCTCGACGCCGCCGGCCTCAGCCCCTTCGTCCGGGCGGTGCTCGAGGAGGTGCGCCGCATCCCCCGGGGCCGGGTGCGCACCTACGGGGAGATCGCCCGTGCCCTGGGCCGGCCCGGGGCCGCCCGGGCGGTGGGCAACGCCGTGGCGGCCAACCCCGTGGCCCTCCTCATCCCCTGCCACCGCGTGGTGCCGGCGGGGGGCGGCCTCGGCCAGTATTCAGGAGGCGGCCCGCAGGTCAAGGAGCGTCTCCTGCGCCTGGAAGGCGGATGGCCCCCGGCTCCGTCACCGGACGAACCGGGGAGGGCCAAGGGGTGA
- a CDS encoding metallophosphoesterase, whose protein sequence is MTRPAAPRPVGGETGNSLWSAVGWLAGTRAGAGATALRGLAAVLLAAVTWGWLVEPRWLQARAFRLPLAGGPPQPLPAAATRRPGPGGLRLAHLTDLHAPVYRIPEAALLRQLRAWQPDAVVFTGDLAEGPHHPATRGVALMARLARRWPVFLVPGNHDHLYGWFRLRRDLEAAGVQVLVNRGTVLRAGEAAVYLAGVDDPHTGRDRVGEALAGAPPGTPVVLLAHAPAEGIRRAAAARGVRLVLAGHTHGGQVRLPLVGALWIPGQGWFPRYDRGWFDIGGTWWYIATGLGTPRPWIRFRCRPELVLIELVPPAPRTGPPA, encoded by the coding sequence GTGACCCGCCCCGCGGCGCCACGGCCTGTGGGAGGCGAAACGGGGAATTCCCTCTGGAGCGCCGTCGGGTGGCTGGCCGGGACGCGGGCCGGCGCCGGGGCCACCGCCCTTCGGGGGTTGGCCGCCGTCCTGCTGGCCGCCGTGACCTGGGGGTGGCTGGTGGAGCCCCGCTGGCTGCAGGCCCGAGCCTTCCGGCTGCCCCTGGCGGGTGGTCCGCCACAGCCTCTCCCGGCTGCCGCCACCCGCCGCCCCGGCCCCGGGGGACTGCGCCTGGCCCACCTCACGGACCTCCACGCCCCGGTATACCGCATCCCCGAAGCGGCCCTGCTCCGCCAGCTCCGAGCGTGGCAGCCGGACGCCGTGGTCTTCACCGGCGATCTGGCGGAAGGCCCCCATCACCCCGCCACTCGCGGCGTCGCCTTGATGGCGCGGCTGGCCCGGCGGTGGCCCGTGTTTCTGGTCCCCGGCAACCACGATCACCTGTACGGATGGTTCCGCCTGCGGCGGGATCTGGAGGCAGCGGGGGTGCAGGTCCTGGTCAACCGGGGGACCGTCCTGCGGGCCGGGGAGGCGGCCGTCTACCTGGCGGGCGTGGACGATCCCCATACCGGACGCGACCGGGTGGGCGAGGCCCTGGCCGGCGCGCCGCCCGGCACGCCCGTGGTGCTGCTGGCCCACGCGCCGGCCGAGGGCATCCGCCGGGCCGCCGCAGCGCGCGGGGTGCGCCTGGTGCTGGCGGGCCACACCCACGGCGGCCAGGTCCGGCTCCCCCTGGTCGGGGCGCTCTGGATTCCCGGCCAGGGCTGGTTCCCCCGTTACGACCGGGGCTGGTTCGACATCGGCGGAACCTGGTGGTACATCGCCACCGGCCTGGGCACACCCCGACCGTGGATCCGGTTCCGCTGCCGGCCCGAGTTGGTGCTCATCGAGCTGGTGCCCCCGGCGCCGCGGACCGGCCCGCCGGCGTAG
- a CDS encoding TenA family protein, giving the protein MAEEAIFSGAQAGGAGRHAGSRPADAGPGGLDSATAAPAGLAGELWRQNLDLARRCLEHPFVQGIGRGDLPRSRFAWYVGQDAAFLEAFARAYALAIAKAPDLDTMTTLRHLLDGVLDELRLHQKYAARWGVDLRPAPSFATRAYTGFLLEVAWSRAVGAIAAAMTPCMRLYAFLGQSLRPRVTADNPYREWVETYGSPDFESLAVRLEELVNRWHATAGGPGEVAPLYRTAMELEFAFFDAAWHSG; this is encoded by the coding sequence GTGGCCGAAGAGGCGATCTTCAGCGGGGCGCAGGCCGGGGGTGCCGGCCGTCACGCCGGTAGCCGCCCCGCGGACGCGGGCCCCGGGGGGCTCGATTCCGCAACGGCGGCTCCGGCGGGCCTGGCGGGCGAGCTGTGGCGGCAGAACCTGGACCTGGCCCGCCGGTGCCTGGAACACCCCTTCGTCCAGGGGATCGGGCGCGGCGACCTGCCGCGGAGCCGGTTCGCGTGGTACGTGGGCCAGGACGCCGCCTTCCTGGAGGCCTTCGCCCGCGCCTATGCCCTGGCCATCGCCAAGGCACCGGATCTCGATACCATGACGACCCTTCGCCACCTCTTGGACGGGGTGCTGGACGAACTCCGCCTCCACCAGAAGTACGCCGCCCGGTGGGGCGTGGACCTGCGGCCGGCGCCGTCTTTCGCCACCCGGGCCTACACCGGGTTCCTCCTCGAGGTGGCTTGGTCGCGGGCCGTGGGCGCCATTGCCGCGGCCATGACGCCGTGCATGCGCCTCTACGCCTTCCTCGGCCAGTCGCTGCGCCCTCGCGTCACGGCGGACAATCCGTACCGCGAGTGGGTCGAGACCTACGGCAGTCCGGACTTCGAATCCCTTGCAGTGCGGCTGGAGGAACTGGTCAACCGCTGGCACGCCACCGCGGGCGGTCCCGGCGAAGTGGCGCCGCTCTACCGGACGGCCATGGAGCTGGAGTTCGCCTTCTTCGACGCAGCCTGGCACTCAGGCTAG
- a CDS encoding ATP-binding cassette domain-containing protein, with the protein MERPEHPAGRAQGERDKHPDDRPRLARPEPPTPGGAEEPAGFPGGAAVACRELTIRYPGRPAPALRGVTLSIPAGQRVLLLGPSGSGKSTLAFALAGIIPRIVEAEVQGELRPARQAGVLFQDPEAQFCMFTVDEEVAFGLENRCVPAAEMPPRVAAALAAAGLPVPFGHPIHALSGGQKQRLALASVLTLEPALLVLDEPTAQLDPPGRALVLEALRRLDRRHTVLVVEHNLDGVVDWVDRVVLLAPGGRVLADGEPKAVFSRYRAEIETYGIWRPRSWGPFWSPVLARHGGSSEAHLAGTPPAPGPEPLPASHGQLAGEALVRLDGVAAAHGARPVWSGVSLAIGAGEWVAVVGANGAGKSTFLQVVAGLHAPAAGRVVYGPALEARRGAPPRVGFVFQNPEHQFVTDTVYDEVALAGRLAGIPEPVLRPRVEELLRRFGLEGFEGVHPYTLSQGQKRRLSVASMLVVPQPLLVLDEPTFGQDARTAAALVEELVRLHRQGTTLVMATHDLELAAAAATRLLVFGQGRLLYDGPPADFLDDPARVAAAGLAPAPADPAAVEAGPRPAPDTAPATAAPDLPSEPPHRRRVPWIGRVHPAWKLAAHLVMAAVVLATADPAALAALLAVPVVLGLTVGGVGPRRWLVAMAPFLLVAATRVWTLGAFGEGERVVGQILWYRFTAEGLHQGLVVGLRLLNLGALGVLYAGTTGLTDLVLGLMQQWRLSPQWAYGILAALRFVPLFEEDLGRVRKAYRVRGLGGQGLGGRLQVIYRYSLAMLVQAIRAAETVAVALQARGFDGRRPRTFYRTLPAGRREVGYAALLLAMAALALIAARRLA; encoded by the coding sequence GTGGAGCGGCCCGAGCACCCGGCCGGTCGGGCGCAGGGGGAGCGGGACAAGCACCCGGATGACCGGCCACGGCTTGCGCGGCCGGAGCCGCCGACGCCCGGCGGGGCGGAGGAACCGGCCGGCTTCCCGGGCGGCGCCGCCGTGGCCTGCCGCGAGCTCACCATCAGGTACCCCGGCCGCCCGGCGCCGGCGCTCCGCGGCGTGACCCTGTCCATCCCGGCCGGCCAGCGGGTGCTGCTGCTCGGGCCCAGCGGGTCGGGCAAGAGCACGCTGGCCTTCGCCTTGGCCGGGATCATCCCCCGCATCGTCGAGGCCGAAGTGCAGGGCGAACTCCGGCCGGCGCGCCAGGCCGGGGTGCTGTTCCAGGACCCGGAAGCCCAGTTCTGCATGTTCACCGTCGACGAAGAGGTGGCCTTCGGCCTGGAGAACCGCTGCGTGCCGGCGGCCGAGATGCCGCCCCGGGTGGCGGCCGCCCTGGCGGCGGCGGGGCTGCCGGTCCCCTTCGGCCACCCCATCCACGCCCTGTCGGGCGGGCAGAAGCAGCGGCTGGCCCTGGCCTCCGTCCTGACCCTGGAGCCCGCCCTGCTGGTCCTGGACGAGCCCACGGCCCAGCTGGACCCGCCGGGGCGCGCCCTGGTCCTGGAGGCGCTCCGGCGCCTGGACCGGCGCCACACCGTTCTGGTGGTGGAGCACAACCTGGACGGCGTCGTGGACTGGGTCGACCGGGTGGTCCTGCTGGCCCCAGGCGGGCGGGTCCTGGCGGACGGCGAGCCGAAAGCGGTCTTCAGCCGGTACCGGGCGGAGATCGAAACGTACGGCATCTGGCGGCCCCGCAGCTGGGGGCCCTTCTGGTCGCCCGTGCTGGCGCGGCACGGCGGCAGCTCCGAGGCGCACCTGGCGGGCACGCCACCGGCACCGGGGCCGGAGCCTTTGCCGGCATCCCACGGCCAGCTCGCCGGAGAGGCCCTGGTTCGCCTTGACGGGGTGGCCGCCGCCCACGGGGCGAGGCCCGTCTGGTCGGGGGTGAGCCTCGCCATCGGGGCGGGCGAGTGGGTGGCCGTGGTGGGCGCCAACGGCGCCGGCAAGTCGACCTTCCTCCAGGTGGTGGCGGGCTTGCATGCCCCTGCCGCGGGCCGGGTGGTCTACGGCCCGGCGCTCGAGGCGCGGCGCGGGGCACCGCCCCGGGTCGGCTTCGTCTTCCAGAATCCCGAGCACCAGTTCGTGACCGACACGGTGTACGACGAGGTGGCGCTGGCCGGTCGCCTGGCGGGGATCCCCGAGCCGGTGCTGCGGCCGCGGGTCGAGGAGCTGCTCCGGCGGTTTGGCCTGGAAGGGTTTGAGGGTGTCCACCCCTACACCCTGTCCCAGGGCCAGAAGCGCCGCTTGAGCGTGGCCAGCATGCTGGTGGTGCCGCAGCCGCTGCTGGTGCTGGACGAGCCCACCTTCGGCCAGGACGCCCGGACGGCCGCCGCCCTGGTGGAGGAGCTGGTCCGCCTCCACCGCCAGGGAACCACGCTGGTCATGGCGACCCACGACCTGGAGCTGGCCGCCGCGGCGGCGACGCGGCTGCTGGTCTTCGGCCAGGGCCGGCTGCTCTACGACGGCCCGCCGGCCGACTTCCTGGACGATCCGGCGCGGGTGGCGGCTGCCGGGCTGGCACCGGCCCCCGCCGACCCGGCGGCCGTAGAGGCGGGGCCCCGGCCTGCGCCGGACACCGCACCGGCCACGGCCGCCCCGGACCTTCCTTCAGAACCCCCGCACCGGCGCCGGGTCCCCTGGATCGGCCGGGTTCATCCCGCGTGGAAGCTCGCCGCCCACCTGGTGATGGCGGCGGTCGTGCTGGCTACGGCCGATCCCGCAGCCCTGGCGGCGCTGCTGGCGGTGCCCGTGGTGCTGGGCCTGACGGTAGGCGGCGTCGGGCCGCGGCGCTGGCTGGTGGCGATGGCGCCCTTCCTGCTGGTAGCCGCCACGCGGGTCTGGACCCTCGGCGCCTTCGGGGAGGGGGAGCGCGTGGTGGGGCAGATCCTCTGGTACCGGTTCACCGCCGAGGGGCTGCACCAAGGGCTGGTGGTGGGGCTGCGGCTGCTCAACCTCGGCGCCCTCGGGGTCCTGTATGCGGGGACCACAGGATTGACCGACCTGGTGCTGGGGCTCATGCAGCAGTGGCGTCTGAGCCCGCAGTGGGCCTATGGCATCCTGGCCGCCCTGCGGTTCGTCCCCCTGTTCGAGGAAGACCTGGGCCGGGTCCGCAAGGCGTACCGCGTCCGCGGCCTCGGGGGGCAGGGGCTGGGCGGGCGGTTGCAGGTTATCTATCGCTACAGCCTGGCCATGCTGGTCCAGGCCATACGGGCGGCGGAGACGGTGGCCGTTGCGTTGCAGGCCCGCGGCTTCGACGGGCGCCGGCCACGCACGTTTTACCGGACCCTGCCGGCCGGGCGCCGGGAGGTGGGGTACGCCGCCCTGCTCTTGGCGATGGCCGCGCTGGCGCTGATCGCCGCCCGCCGGCTGGCGTGA
- a CDS encoding ECF transporter S component: MAGSSRRLQFREIVMLAFIAAVCSVVFINNWTLWNLAQAVHPVLAETVYGIWFIASTVAAYIIRKPGVAFVAELVAAAGELLLGSPDVLWVLLYGGLQGLGAEAAFALLRYRRFDLPALALAGGLAAVASIPLDAITGYFTGMQAGVLAAAVAVRLVSGAVVAGLFAKILVDGLAKTGVLNAYAVVRERQDRPAGLAG; the protein is encoded by the coding sequence ATGGCCGGTTCGTCCCGCCGGTTGCAGTTCCGCGAGATCGTCATGCTGGCCTTCATCGCCGCGGTCTGCTCCGTCGTCTTCATCAACAACTGGACCCTCTGGAACCTCGCCCAGGCGGTCCACCCCGTCCTGGCCGAGACCGTCTACGGCATCTGGTTCATCGCCAGCACGGTGGCGGCGTACATCATCCGCAAGCCGGGCGTCGCCTTCGTGGCGGAGCTGGTGGCGGCCGCGGGAGAGCTGCTGCTCGGCAGCCCCGACGTCCTGTGGGTCCTGCTCTACGGTGGCCTGCAGGGGCTGGGGGCCGAGGCGGCTTTCGCCCTGCTGCGATACCGCCGGTTCGACCTGCCGGCCCTGGCCCTGGCCGGAGGGCTGGCGGCCGTGGCCAGCATCCCCCTGGATGCCATCACGGGCTACTTCACCGGCATGCAAGCCGGCGTCCTGGCGGCGGCGGTGGCGGTGCGGCTGGTGAGCGGCGCCGTGGTGGCCGGGCTCTTCGCCAAGATCCTGGTCGACGGCCTGGCGAAGACCGGCGTCCTCAACGCCTACGCCGTGGTGCGGGAGCGGCAGGACCGGCCGGCGGGGCTGGCGGGCTGA
- a CDS encoding SDR family oxidoreductase, producing the protein MGILDRFRLDGKVALVTGGSRGLGFQIAQGLGEAGAAVAITARKEDGLKEAEERLRSQGIRSLAIRCDVTDYDQVAAAVGRVVEAFGGLDILVNNAGATWGAPFFDIPLEAWDKVIRTNLHGTFYASREAARVMVKQGRGGRIINVASVAGLRGSDPRVMQTLPYNTAKAGVINFTRDLAAKLAEYGITVNCIAPGFFPTRMTRGILAQYGALIEQSVPLRRLGGERDLQGAVLLFASEAGSYITGQVLAIDGGMTAI; encoded by the coding sequence ATGGGCATTCTCGACCGTTTCCGCCTGGACGGCAAGGTGGCCCTGGTGACGGGCGGCAGCCGCGGCCTGGGATTTCAGATCGCCCAGGGGCTGGGCGAGGCGGGGGCCGCCGTGGCCATCACGGCCCGCAAGGAAGACGGCCTCAAGGAGGCCGAAGAGCGGCTGCGCTCCCAGGGCATCCGCAGCCTCGCCATCCGTTGCGACGTGACCGACTACGACCAGGTGGCGGCGGCAGTCGGCCGGGTGGTGGAGGCGTTCGGCGGCCTCGACATCCTGGTCAACAACGCCGGCGCCACCTGGGGCGCGCCCTTCTTCGACATCCCCCTGGAAGCCTGGGACAAGGTGATCCGGACGAACCTGCACGGCACCTTCTACGCCAGCCGCGAGGCGGCCCGGGTGATGGTGAAGCAGGGGCGCGGCGGACGGATCATCAACGTGGCCTCGGTGGCGGGCCTGCGGGGCAGCGATCCCCGGGTCATGCAGACGCTGCCGTACAACACGGCCAAGGCGGGGGTCATCAACTTCACCCGCGACCTGGCGGCCAAGCTGGCCGAGTACGGCATCACGGTGAACTGCATCGCGCCCGGGTTCTTCCCGACCCGGATGACGCGGGGCATCCTGGCCCAGTACGGCGCCCTGATCGAGCAGTCGGTGCCGCTGCGGCGGCTGGGTGGCGAGCGGGATCTGCAGGGGGCCGTGTTGCTGTTCGCCTCCGAAGCGGGGTCGTACATCACGGGGCAGGTGCTGGCCATCGACGGCGGCATGACGGCCATCTGA
- a CDS encoding acyl-CoA dehydrogenase family protein — protein MYDFRPTPEQEAVLARTRAIMDEYVYPAEAEFFRTGTLPEERMKAIQRAVKEAGLWAPHMPKEAGGLGMGMVTLALMNEILGRSPLAPRAFGTGAPDTGNQEILWMFGTPEQKERFLKPNLAGEVYSCFAMTEPEVSGSDPTTLRTRAVRDGDHWVINGHKWFITNAARSAFAIVMAVTDPDAPPHRRATMIIVPTDTPGFRIVRHVPVMDDGGGLGTHDEIVFEDCRVPVENTLGPVGEGFRIAQARLGPGRITHAMRWIGVMNRSFEMMVRRALTRETRGRKLAEFQTIQNFVADSYAEIQAARLLTLHAAWKMDQGLDARKEISLIKFFGARVLHEVVDRALQVHGALGYSKDTPLELFYREARAARIYDGPDEVHRVVVAQRIFKEFAQQAEGGPPAAGAAEAAPAATGQAAAETAAGGA, from the coding sequence GTGTACGATTTCCGTCCGACCCCGGAGCAGGAGGCCGTCCTCGCGCGGACCCGCGCCATCATGGACGAGTACGTGTACCCCGCCGAGGCCGAGTTCTTCCGGACGGGGACCTTGCCCGAGGAACGGATGAAGGCGATCCAGCGGGCGGTCAAGGAGGCGGGCCTGTGGGCGCCCCACATGCCCAAGGAGGCGGGCGGCCTGGGCATGGGGATGGTGACCCTGGCGCTGATGAACGAGATCCTGGGCCGCAGCCCGCTGGCGCCGCGGGCCTTCGGCACCGGCGCCCCGGACACGGGGAACCAGGAGATCCTCTGGATGTTCGGGACGCCGGAGCAGAAGGAGCGCTTTCTCAAGCCCAACCTGGCCGGCGAGGTGTACAGCTGCTTCGCCATGACGGAGCCCGAGGTGTCGGGGTCCGATCCCACCACCCTCCGGACCCGGGCGGTCCGCGACGGCGACCACTGGGTGATCAACGGGCACAAGTGGTTCATCACCAATGCCGCCCGCTCCGCCTTCGCCATCGTCATGGCCGTCACGGATCCCGACGCGCCACCCCACCGGCGGGCCACCATGATCATCGTGCCCACGGACACCCCAGGGTTCCGCATCGTCCGCCACGTGCCGGTGATGGACGATGGCGGCGGGCTGGGCACCCACGACGAGATCGTCTTCGAGGACTGCCGGGTGCCCGTCGAGAACACCCTGGGTCCCGTGGGCGAGGGCTTCCGCATCGCCCAGGCCCGCCTGGGGCCCGGCCGCATCACCCATGCCATGCGCTGGATCGGCGTGATGAACCGCAGCTTCGAGATGATGGTCCGGCGCGCCCTGACCCGGGAGACCCGGGGGCGCAAGCTGGCGGAGTTCCAGACCATCCAGAACTTCGTCGCCGACTCCTACGCCGAGATCCAGGCGGCGCGGCTGCTGACCCTGCACGCCGCGTGGAAGATGGACCAGGGCCTGGACGCCCGGAAGGAGATCTCGCTGATCAAGTTCTTCGGCGCCCGGGTGCTCCACGAGGTGGTCGACCGCGCCCTGCAGGTCCACGGCGCCCTGGGGTACTCGAAGGACACGCCGCTGGAGCTGTTCTACCGCGAGGCCCGGGCCGCTCGCATCTACGACGGGCCCGACGAGGTGCACCGGGTGGTGGTGGCGCAGCGGATCTTCAAGGAGTTCGCCCAGCAGGCCGAGGGCGGACCGCCGGCGGCGGGAGCGGCGGAAGCGGCTCCGGCGGCGACGGGACAGGCGGCGGCGGAGACGGCTGCCGGCGGCGCGTAA